The following nucleotide sequence is from Corylus avellana chromosome ca7, CavTom2PMs-1.0.
AACTTCTTCGACGATAACAGTACCAATCGCATAACTTCTGCAGGAGTTAATGTTACCTACAGTGGTTTGATCTCTCAGGTTCTACATCCAATCCATAGGATCAACGTTGGAGGTAACTATATCAACGGTGATGATTTATGGAGAAATTGGGTGCCAGATGATAATTACTTGGTACTCAGACCGGCGACTATGAGTAATAATTCTGGTTCAACGCCTAATTACCAGAGTGCAGGGGTGACAGTGTATATTGCCCCAACTCTTGTCTATCAGACAGCCAAACAGTTGAATAAAAATGCTACCAACAATTCCAGTGTTTCAAATGCAACCTGGAGTTTTCCCGCCAAGAAGAATGCTACACACTTTGTTCGGGTCCATTTTTGCGACGTAGTAAGTACTACACCTAATGATTTGTGGTTCAATCTCTCTATCAATAGGAACTATACTCAGACGATCATTCCTTATGATAGAATTCAATATCTGGCTGCTCCATTCTACTTGGATTTTGTGGTTGATCCAGATTATTCAGGATTTATGAATGTCAGTATAGGCGCGCTTGAGAACTCAACCATTCGTGATGCCTTTTTGAATGGACTGGAGATTATGGAGTTCATGAAGAAATCAAATTCCACTCCCATGGAAAttgaatcaaagaaaaaattctcCCCCGTTATAATTGGTGTTGTAAGTAGTGGGGCATTTGTCATTTTGGTAGTGGCGGTGGCCACGGGTTTGAAATGCAGGAAACGAGAGCCCGATCAAAGTTTGGTAGAGCTTCTTTATGCAGGGTTTAATTCTAACAACAAGTCGACTGAAAGTTCTAATGTGTCCCTTGCTCCTAATCTAAACCTCAGTTTAAGGATATCTTTTGCTGAAATACGGCGCGCAACTGAGAACTTCAATGCAAAACATTTGATTGGTAAGGGTGGATTTGGGAAAGTCTACGTAGGAACTCTTCGGAATGGTACGACAGTGGCTGTGAAACGAAGTGAAGGAGTTGGGGATGGGCAGGGTCTTCATGAATTCCATACGGAGATCATGGTGTTATCTCAAATCCGCTACCGCCATCTTGTATCTTTGATTGGGTATTGTGATGAAGGGAATGAAATGATTCTCGTTTATGAATTCATGGAAAAGGGGACTCTCAGAGATCATCTCTATAGTAAAGACGGTGGTTCTGATAAATCATTTTCACTATCTGAATTGTCTTGGACGCAAAGGCTTGACATTTGCATTGGTGCGGCAAAGGGCCTAGATTACCTGCATACTCAGGCAGGAAGAATTATACACCGTGATGTGAAGTCAACCAACATTTTGCTTGATAAAGATTATGTGGCTAAAGTTGCTGATTTTGGGCTTTCAAAGTCAGGGCCTCCTGATCCAGAGCATTGCACCATGGCTGTGAAGGGTAGTTTTGGCTATTTTGATCCAGAATACTTGGCAACTCAACAGTATACTGAAAAATCTGATGTGTACTCCTTTGGAGTTGTGCTTTTTGAAGTTCTTTGTGCTAGACCGCCAATTGACAACTCGCTGCCAGAGGAGGAGGTGCCCCTAACTGATTGGGCGATGCAGCTGCATAGGAAAGGCCAACTTGAGAAAATTATTGATCCTGTGCTAGTTGGGAAAATAAAACCTGCTTCATTGCGAAAGTTTAGTGAAACTGCTGCCAAATGTTTGAAGCAAAAAGGTATTGGGAGGCCTAATATGCGTCAAGTGGTATATGACTTGGAATATGCACAGCAGCTTCAAGAACCAGTAATGCAGAGAGAGCAGGCTGAAGTCACCGGAACTTATATTTCTTCGTTGGACGGGTTTCAGTTTCATGGTGCTTGGAATTTTCCTCTTCAGGAAGATGATGAAGCACCCATTGAAGGGGATGATGATTCTGTTTCAGCGGCTACCGAAACTGTGACATCTAAATCCAACTGAGGATTGATAGACGGTGCCAGACAGTCTGCATTATTTTTGGGGTAAAATGCTATTAGTCTCTATTATTGTCgtccttttttttccccttttcctagcgcttaatttcaaaacttgttGAACAGAAGACTTCTATTTTCTAGCATTACTACGCAGAAGTGGGTTGTAAAATATCATGATTCCTATTTGCATGTTTCACTTGAAAATTGAGAGGATCATGATTACTTGCGCAAATTAATAAACTGAAATTGTCTTATTGATGCGATAATCCCAAAAAATAATAGCTTGCTCTTGCGACGGGAAAGGGGATCCCTTTGTGTAAGGccaaaaaataatgttttctAAAGAAAAAGGTGGTTATAAAAGATAAAGGTTTCCAATATGTTTTCTCCTCCATGGGTCATCTCTTCatactgctttttttttttgttttttctttgttgatggGATGTTCTTCATAGTACTTTTTTAACAACTAAATTGACCCATATCCAATAATTTTGAGTTACTATGGCCATCACTTGAATGAACTTTGGATGAAGAAATTAGACAGGATACTGTTCATATCATACCTCCAAAGCTCAGAGGCATTTGGACCGTTCTTTTCATTTCAGGTCGAAATTAACTTCTTTCAAACCACGTGCAACACAACATACATCTGACCCACAAATCCTATCTGATTTGTTACAGAAttttcaacaatatatatatataacattttacattatctttgatttttctttttccattttggcTGTCATCAACTTTATTCCATCCTCAGTTGCAGATTAGGTATGATTTAACAATGAAAAGTAActtttgttaatactttttagatggtatttttttatttaaagtttttaaaaaatgttttgatgtatCGTAGGGTTGAAAGTATTTTGGTGTTGAAAAATGCTAAATACATTTTCAAGTACCCATTATCTGTTGTAACAGTGATattatatgtattttcatttattattttatttaatactaATTTTTACTGATACGGCagacaattattaatattttttattttgaaaagaaacagcaaaaaaggtaaaaagaaaaaacatgtcAAACAAAACCTTTATAAGGGTACCAACATCCATGGAAATGGTACATTCCTGTAAGATTCTTTTGTTCCACCCTTCCTCTCCAATTCTCTTCACTTCTGCAGTTCTGCCTTCCTCTTTATCTTATACTCTTCCTGAAAAACAGTGTGACAGTCCTCTTTACAAGCAAAAAATGACTGGCCAAAATCAAAAGCatctattaaactaatataattACGGGTTGACAATTCTTGTatttcccctttctttttctttttctttttctttttttagttttagcttGTGAAGGAGTCTGCATCTTACTGTTAGTGAGAGAAGATAGAGATTTGTTTAAGAAAGACGAAGAGAATCTTATCGAAAGAAAAAGGTTGTTCAAAAAGACATGTTCATTATCAGCATGGTTAATTGAAGTAAAAGACATGTTCATTCTTGTATtcttaattgtatttttgtaCTTTATTTCTTTACTTGAGGCTGCAAAGTGTAATAATATTAGGTCTATTGGACATCAAGCACATGGCTATACGCCCCAAATGGAATAGCTACTCTGTTATTCAATTGTGTCaggaatatgaatagttattttcacaaaataaaaaatagttattcattagaaaagaaaagaaaaaaagagcgTAAATAATAACTATTCTAAAATGGAaaattgaagtaaaaaaaacttcatttacaCCCCTTGAAGTGGTTTTGCAATCATAATCTCAAAGcataaaaattttcaactcattttaatttcactttcttttttttttgggggttaaAATGCTCAAATCCCACCCTaaaaaacaagtgaaaattcaaaaatgctTTGGACTACTAACAGCCACGCCATGGGTCTTGTCCCAGACTCAGCCGTGGGCCATCTGAATTTTCACtaccctttcttttctttcttttttttttcacttttttaaaaatggggGAATTTGGGGtattttaacaacaaaaataggtgaaattaaaaatggttaaaacataGAATATtgacattgtaaatttttaaacttcaagattatgattgcAATACCCTTATACTTTAAAGGGTGTTAAgtaaaattttcccaaaaactTATCTTTGTTGGTACCCATAAAGTCATTTTCCCAAGtaaaaaatgactagtcaagAGCAAAGACATATGTTCATGCTAACAAGTTAtttaagagtaatattataaaccacatttttattatattttttatttttgttttaaaaaatatttttattctactttGTTAATGTGCAATGCGAATCAATCATTactctttatttgatttttatattcTCTCCGTATCTTACTATATTCTTTCTTAAAGTTTGTGGTTAATAAGAAAACaccattaaaatttaaaatccaATGCCATTCAATCCGTTTATTGAAAGAGCAGTTCCTTTTCTGCAGGATTGTTGGCCAAATGAACTTTTTTAAAGGCCAACACCTCCCGCACAAATCCATTTTAAAtagacattatatatatatatatatatatatatatatatatatataactcacgAAGCATACATGGTAGTCTCAATAAAgcattgtaagataaaaatatgatttataaCATCACTCATTGAATAAATAGAGCGAGAGTTCCACATGTAGGGTTCAACTTGAGTCCAATTTCAATTACAATTGAAACATGTCTGTTTTGACCAAAAGATGATAGGACTAATCCCATGAACCAAATTTGCCAATTGCCACATTACTTGCTCTTAACATAGAGGTTAAACGTTTTGGTGAACCTCCCGCCAAGAGAGaaggttctttcttttttcctttaggcaacaccaaagaagaagaagtcacAGGGGAGGGAAGAATGTCCTACTCTCCCTTTCCCTAGTAGCAATGTTCGGTATCTTCTTTGTGGTCTCTTCGGGTTTCCGTTTCTGACGGGTGTCTTTTAGATCTAATTTGTAAATCTAGATCTAATTTCTTCAAACTTAGATCTGGTCGTCTTGATCAGCTAAAGCGTGTCTTCCTagggatgtctacgatgtcAGGCTCCTCTGCTACTGcttgtaaatattttttgtttttatgagtttttttactttgattttttgattcTTTCTGTCCTGATCTTTGAGTCGAGGATGTGAATTATCTCTTAACCTTTGGGCCAAGGAGAAAAGAATTATCTCTTAACCTTTGGGCCAAGGAGAAATAGACCGGTGTGGGGTTTATCTCTCTTGGCcgaatttttaggtttttttcatattttttattttttaaatttctgttttttttatatgggttaTCCATGTCCTAGATTTGTTTCATAACTGTAGTTGTACATGAATTAACAAAAActtgaagtcatagatatgcacttaattgtaagaatttttttgattgtatctatgtctttgtaacctcatagcatttaactatgattttttagagttttatgCTGTatattgtaagatttttttgctttgtatttttagAGCTTTATActtttgatcttttatcaatgaaatctacagatttttctgaaaaaaaaaaaaaaaaaaaaaaagattaaactACGATGTGGGGGTAGAGTATTAGAATATCAGTTTGTATACGTATTTCATGAATTATTGTTGCCGACTTTACTCCACTCTCAGATTCATACCCAAACCCTGCAAAAAGTAGCAactcttaccaaaaaaaaaaaatccatggaGACGCTTCACTCCCGTAAGCTTCTTCTCCGACTCTGTCTTCTCTTACATCTCCATTTCTCTTCACTTCTGCTTCTCTCATCAGCTTACACTGTCCCTGATAAGTACTTCATCAACTGTGGAGCGTCCGAGAAAGTGACCACTAACGATAGCCGGGACTTTGTCGGCGACCAAGATTTCTCAGGTGGAAAAGGCAAAACTGTCAAAAGCAGCAACTCATCAATAGACACTCTGTATCGAACAGCAAGAGTTTACGAAAGGACATCTTCATATGAGTTCCAAATCACCGAGAACGGTACATACATAGTACGCCtccatttctttgttttctcttcgTCTCCTGATCTGTCTGTTGCTCTGTTCGATGTTTGGGCTTCTGGGTTCTCACTCTTGACAAATTATAGCACCCGAAACATAACTACTTCTCCAAGGATTGAGGAATTCTTGCTCACCATCCCACAAGGAAGTTTTAAAATCTACTTCATACCTTCTCAGGAGTCATCTTTGGCTTTCGTAAACGCCATAGAAGTCTTTCTTGCCCCTGACAACTTCTTCGTCGATAACACCACTCGCATAACTTCCACAGGAGTTAATTTTACCTACAGTGGTTTGCTCTCTCAGGTTCTACATCCAATCCATAGGATCAACGTTGGAGGTGACAATATCAATGGTGATAATTTATGGAGAAATTGGGTGCCAGATGATAATTACTTAGTGAGACCGGTGACTGCGAGTAATAAGACCTACGGTTCAACGCCTAATTACCAGAGTACAGAGGTGACAGATTATACAGCCCCAGCTCTTGTCTATCAGACAGCCAAACAGTTGAATGCAAATGCTAGCAACAATTCCAGTGTTTCAAATGCAACCTGGAGTTTTCCCGTCAAGAAGAATGCTACACACTTTGTTCGGGTCCATTTTTGCGACATAGTAAGTACTACACCTAATGATTTGTGGTTCAATCTCTCTATCAATAGGAACTATAGACAGACGATCATTCCTTATGGTATAATTCCATATCTGGCTGCTCCATTCTACTTGGATTTTGTGGTTGATCCAGATTTTTCAGGATTTATGAATGTCAGTATAGACGTGCTTGAGGACTCAACCATTCCTTATGCCTTTTTGAATGGACTGGAAATTATGGAGTTCAcgaaaaaatcaaattccactCCCACGGAAATTaatgaatcaaagaaaaaattctcCCCCGTTATAATTGGTCTTGTAAGTAGTGGGGCATTTGTCGTTTTGGTAGTGGCGGTGGCCACAGGTTTGAAATGCAGGAAACGAGAGCCTGATCAAAGTTTGGTAGAGCTTCTTTTTGCAGGAACAAGTTGACTGAAAGTTCTAATGTGTCCCTTGCTCCTAATCTAAACCTCAGTTTAAGGATATCTTTTGCTGAAATACGGCGTGCAACTGAGAACTTCAATGAAAAACATTTGATTGGTAAGGGTGGATTTGGGAAAGTCTACAAAGGAACTCTTCGAAATGGTACGACAGTGGCTGTGAAACGAAGTGAAGGAGTTGGGAATGGGCAGGGTCGTGATGAATTCCATACGGAGATCATGGTGTTATCTCAAATCCGCTACCGCCATCTTGTATCTTTGATTGGGTATTGTGATGAAGGGGATGAGATGATTCTGGTTTATGAATTCATGGAAAAGGGGACTCTCAGAGATCATCTCTATAGTCAAGATGGTGGTTCTGATAAATCATTTTCACTATCTGAATTGTCTTGGACTCAAAGACTTGACATTTGCATTGGTGCGGCTAAGGGCCTAGATTACTTGCATACTCAGGCAGGAAGAATCATACACCGTGATGTGAAGTCAACCAACATTTTGCTTGATAAAGATTATGTGGCTAAAGTTGCTGATTTTGGCCTTTCAAAGTCAGGGCCTCCTGATCCAGAGCATTGCACCAATGCTTTGAAGGGTAGCTTTGGTTATTTTGATCCAGAATACATATTAACCCAACAGTATACTGAAAAATCTGATGTGTACTCCTTTGGAGTTGTGCTTTTTGAAGTTCTTTGTGCTAGACCGCCCATTGACAACTCGCTTCGAGAGGAGGAGGTGCCCCTAACTGATTGGGCGATGAAGCTGCATGGGAAACGCCAACTTGAGAAAATTATTGATCCTGTGCTAGTTGGGAAAATTAAGCCTGCTTCATTGCGAATGTTTAGTGAAACTGCTGCCAAGTGTTTGAAGCAAAATGGTATTGGGAGGCCTAATATGCGTCAAGTGGTATATGACTTGGAATATGCACAGCAGCTTCAAGAACCTAACAGAGAGCAGGCTGAAGTCACCGGAACAGTTATTTCTTCATTGGACGGGTTTCAGTTTCATGGTGATTGGAATTTTCCTCTTCAGGAAGATGATGAAGCACCCATTATAGGGGATGATGATTCTGTTTCAGCGGCTACTGAAGCTGTGACATCTAAATCCAACTGAGGATTGATGGACGGTGCCAGACAGTCTGCATTATTTTTGGGGTAAAATGCTATTAGTCTCTATTATGTcgtccttgttttttttttttcccttttcctaGCGCTTAATTTCTAAACGTGTTGAACAGAAGACTTCTATTTTCTCCTTGATCACTTGGAGTGTTTTGTTCTTACTATGTAGAAGTGGCTTGTAAAATATCATGATTTCTATTTGCATGTTTCAAGTGAAATCGAGAGGATCATGATTACTTGCACAAATCAATAAATTGAAATTGTCTTATTGATGCAAtaatcccaaaaaataaaagctagCTCTTGTGAAGGGAGAGGGGATCTCTTTGTCTAAGGCTAATAGATAAtcttttctaaagaaaaagGTGATTGTAAAAGATAATGCTTTCCAATTTTTCTCCTCCATGGGTAATCTCTTTCATagtgcctttttctttttctttgttgatggGCTAGCTGGGATGTTCTTCATAGTACTTTTTTAACAACTAAAGGGACCCATATCCAATAATTTGAGTTACTGTGGCCCTCTAGTGAATGAACTTTGGATAAAGAAATTAGACAGGATACTGTTCATATCGTGGCTCCAAAGCTCAAAGGCATTTGGactattcttttcatttcaggTCGAAACTTCTTTCAAACCACGTGCAACACGACATACATCTGACCCACAAATCCTATAtgatttgttagagaatttACATTATCTTTGATTTCTCTTTTTCCACTTTGGTTGTCATCAACTTTATTCCATCCTCAGTTGCAGATTAGGTATGATGTACAATCAAAAGTAActtttgttaatactttttatatggtattttttatttaatgtttatttaatgttttgatgTATCATAGGTGTGAAAGTATTTTGGtgttgaaaaatgctacatacaTTTTCAAGTATTATTATATGATGTAACAATGATATTATATGtactttcatttattattttatttaatagtaGTTTTTACCGACAAACAAAACCTCTATAGGGGTACCGACATCCATGGAAATGGTACATTCTTGAAAGATTCTTTTTCCACTCTTTCCTCCCAttcctctccatttctcttCACTTCTTGAAAAGTAgatttgattaatatgaaagaaaaaaataagaatgttttgtataaaaaaattaaaaatcttgttttgttgtgatttttttatttgaatagtaataaaaaattattgatgtgatgtaaaaagtaagaatattatgattgattttgaaaagaattttttgaaattttgggttCAGTCCAACCtattcctttgccaaacacgGCTAGAGATGAACCACAATTTCAGCATTTGGAGCAATTAATGTAAACTTTAGGGTCTCTTTCGATGTGTTTTCTAAAAATTGTTTTGAGCATAATTGTAAGAAATTTCTTAGaaaccaatttttaaaaatatgagatttttttttttttttttttaataatatgtgtttttcacatggtTTTTTAATAGCTTTAGAAACATATATcgcttttaaaatttaatttgtatgaaatttttacaaactaattTAAAGAAAGTTTATACCTCAGATCTCAACCCTTTTGAATTGTGTTCAAACATTTCATATCCTGCAATTTTATTTAGAACTAACAGTTAAACCCCATTGATGTGACTTCATAAAATGTACCAATGCAAAATTGATTTCTATCATGGTCTTGACCTTTTTGGTAATCTCAACTTCAGTGCATCCGACAACATCATGTaatcaaaacaatgataatgtaccctcaattttaataaaataacaaaattattcttactaaaataaaaataaaaggacaaagtttttccccctcttgtgtggatatgtcaacaaaaaaaaaaaaaaaaaaaacaaagttgaaggaattttctttaaccttgtctataaaagtgacatgtgtccatgaacatgtgagatgcacatgtttttttaatatcagagacaaatttagaataaattttattaaaaactcatgtatatctcacatgttattaaaaaaatggacacatgtcattttttatagactaaattgaaggaaattcctccaacctagtttggaaggaaaactttgtccaaaacaaaaatactaaaatttatttatttattcaaattttaagggtatttttgtcttattcaaaattttaaaggggtaatttcgtcattttgctagcattggggtggtacattgttattgttttggtagttttaggGGTAAGTTGTCATACTTGATAGTTTAggggtagattatcattggagtggtagtttgagggagttaagtgaactttaaccttttctttttgttttctccaaaaacaaataGGCCAAATGGACAGCCCaaattgtgacaaaaaataCAAAGTGTGCGTTGGGTACCTTCTGGAGAGACCCAACTATCGCATTGCCAATTTTCCAGCTCCAAATGGCCGAATCAACCATCGGCCCCAAACCGGCCATCCCTTGGGCCTTGGTCCTGGAATTGATTCGTCGCCCAACCAAGCCaccctcttttattttattttagtttaatttataatttgcCTAAGGCAATTTTTTTGTTAGGTTCCTGAAAATCGTaggaataataataaataaagcaGTGGattcaagaatttattttaatagagacagaaataaaataataaaaatataatgaaattgTGGCTTGCAAAAGATAATTTAGTGCTCAGATAAAAAAACTTTCATCATATGATTCACAGAACAGAATTACGGCGTAAAAGTAACCAATAGCGATGAACaagcacaaaagaaaaaatttgtagtAGCCTAATAGGTAAGAAGTAGTGTAAAACACTATCTCCTTCGATTTACTctaatttttgagttaaaatttGGACTAAAGTGAATTTTATAGAGGTTAAAGTGCCAAGGATATAAAATTTGACTTTATTGTACAGGAGCTAGTAGAAAATTTTGgcataaaaacaaataaataaaaaataaataaaaattagctcCCGCCCTTggagcagattttttttttttttttaaaaaaaaaaaaaaaattaaattaaattcctTATGGGGGGTAGTTggtaggggtgaaatagcggttgcggttagcggttagtggctaaaaccgctaaccgcacccgcctaggcggttagtaaattttactaaccgcctccgctaaccgggtagcggttaaccgcctaggcggttaaccgcccggttagcggttaaccgctttggaataaccgctttttttctaaccgctttttttgggcttttttctttggaccgattttgggccgggtttggaccgggtttgggccggttttgggctcactttaaacattttttttctcattttaaacatttttttttccctttccatggccattttagcattaaaaattgctatataccaaaatcttgttggccaccttctacaaatctacacatcatataatatacaaataaaattacaacaaaatcatcacttcacttgtagtcttatacataaactcacaagtaagttcataaactcacacatagaaataaaataaaacacaaacaaattcataaactcacaagcaaccaaaaaaccaacatatatggttaaactttAAGCTTGAGgctcatttcaatcaaccaaaaaaagttcataaactcacaacttattgttattatatatatataatatataaatatatattatatttaaaaaaaagcggttagcgggtagcggttagcggttagcggatttccgaaacctactaaccgctaaccgcaaccgcctaggcggttagcggtttttactaaccgctttcaaagcggttaggcggttaggcggttagcggttaacggttataacggttagcggttagcggttgcggttaggcggttttaaatttcacccctagtaGTTGGGTTGAATAAACCTCTGCCCTACGTCTTCTGCAATCTGCCCTCTTGAGTACGTTAACGCGTTCTGCCACACACATGAGATTAATGCATTCGATTCAACTATTCCACCACCCAAATAAAGGTTCCAGGACTCCTTCCAAAAGTCAAAATCTCGATAATTATATCgataatgaattttatatatatataatgttaattaaataattaaatatatattttttattagcttaagtAATTATTTATCATGGTTTCAAAGTAAAAATTCTCAATTCGAACTTGATTCCAAAACAAACTccaatttcattttaattaaatattttgaaagatttttttttttttttctaatatgaaGATGCCGtagatttgataaaaaaatattataaaaatgataGAAGGGCAAGCATATTAGACAAaataatgatgaaataaaatatgattattAGGTATTGAATGATTGGTATAAgattccaattatttccaactTGTGTTGTGTTCAACCCCTCTGGCTCCAAACTGGCAACCGGAGTGACTGCTATAGCTCTTCTCTTCCGTGCACAAAAAGACATTTAATTCTTTTGGACAGTTGATGTTTTTGGCTTGCAGCCTATTGAAACCCCGAAATTATCCTCGACTGTATGCACACGGCTATTGAATACAAAAGGGTTTTTAACTCGAAAGTGGGATCAGACTTTTCGCA
It contains:
- the LOC132187269 gene encoding probable receptor-like protein kinase At5g24010, whose protein sequence is MEKLHSRKLLLHLWLLLPLLFSSLLLLSSAYTVPDKYFINCGASEKVTTNESPPRNFVGDQDFSGGKGKTVESSNSSIDTLYRTARVYERTSSYEFQINENGTYIVRLHFFVFSSSPDLSVALFDVWASGFSLLTNYSTRNITTSPRIEEFLLTIPQGSFKIYFIPSQESSLAFVNAIEVFLAPDNFFDDNSTNRITSAGVNVTYSGLISQVLHPIHRINVGGNYINGDDLWRNWVPDDNYLVLRPATMSNNSGSTPNYQSAGVTVYIAPTLVYQTAKQLNKNATNNSSVSNATWSFPAKKNATHFVRVHFCDVVSTTPNDLWFNLSINRNYTQTIIPYDRIQYLAAPFYLDFVVDPDYSGFMNVSIGALENSTIRDAFLNGLEIMEFMKKSNSTPMEIESKKKFSPVIIGVVSSGAFVILVVAVATGLKCRKREPDQSLVELLYAGFNSNNKSTESSNVSLAPNLNLSLRISFAEIRRATENFNAKHLIGKGGFGKVYVGTLRNGTTVAVKRSEGVGDGQGLHEFHTEIMVLSQIRYRHLVSLIGYCDEGNEMILVYEFMEKGTLRDHLYSKDGGSDKSFSLSELSWTQRLDICIGAAKGLDYLHTQAGRIIHRDVKSTNILLDKDYVAKVADFGLSKSGPPDPEHCTMAVKGSFGYFDPEYLATQQYTEKSDVYSFGVVLFEVLCARPPIDNSLPEEEVPLTDWAMQLHRKGQLEKIIDPVLVGKIKPASLRKFSETAAKCLKQKGIGRPNMRQVVYDLEYAQQLQEPVMQREQAEVTGTYISSLDGFQFHGAWNFPLQEDDEAPIEGDDDSVSAATETVTSKSN